The stretch of DNA GTTACCTTTTGAGTCAACATTTCTTTGTGAAATCTCATTTTTTTCTATGCCTGGCATCAAGACAAAGAGCAGAAAGAGACTCAATGTGGGGAAAAACCTAATTGTTGCTGTCGCTTCACTGCCTCCCAGAAtgcaaggctcacaagtgaaaaacaagcTCAAGTAttgcactgaaatataagtacaatatctatattccaattgatttattttatatggtaaaaataagaatgtaagcaatgtttcagtaatagtgtgctatgactcttttgtatttttatgtctgattttgtaagcaagtggtttAAGTGAgctgaaacttggggtacgcaagacaaatcagactcctaaaaggggtacagtagtctggaaagaaccGCTAGTTTAGTATATGGATATTTTATGTTAAGGGTCTATGACTTTTATTCATACTATGTACAGTACTCTGCACTGTCACTGGGTGAaatttctggcctgtgttatgcaagaggtcagattagatgatgaCAATGGTCCTAAATGGATTTCAAATCTATACAGCTATGCATAATCCCCTTTTCTTCAATAGGACTACTGCAGAGCTATGTGAGTAAAGGCAGCAGAATCCAGTTcagaagatttatttttatttagtaaaGCTATTTGTCTTTAAGTACTCTGAAAGCATCATTCATTGGCACATGCACTTCTAAAATGCACATTTAACAACCGCTTTTTCTGTCAAAACACCTTCTTCTGCTCCAGAAATTTAACACGATAAAAACTAGTTACCTGATACATATGCTAGCGCTGCTTTGTGTGTTTATGATAATCTACATCTGAAGTACACACATGCCATTTTCTATCTTTCTGGGAGTTTCCTTTTGAAGAAAAGCCTCAAGGATAAGTCAGGTTATAAAAGCACACACAAAGTTTGTTTAGCAATTCCTGGGGACTCCAGGTAGAGCATTGAACAGTAAGTCACTTTTTATCTTATTTAGTGAAAGCTACTGCTGAGACACGGTCATTGTGTGGCACAGTTACAGATTTATAATGAGAAAAAGCAATTGATACAAAGCTTTGCCTATCACATGGATTAGCCAGTCTAAGCTTTTCCCTTTTGACTTGTTCTAGATGCTTGGAATTTGGATTCTTGCACTTTTTCTGCTTGGTACAGCCAGAGGTGAGGCATAGGATTTATGTCAATTTCAATACAGCATTTCTATTCTGATCACAATCATTTTCCTTTCCCAGGACTTTGCTCTATGTGATGAAGGTTCTATGTGTAATGACTATCTGAGTTTGCAGCTCATTTGTAATGAGGGTGAGCGGTATGGTTTGCCATTCCCTCAGGAAGTCCCAGCCTCAGTTCCTGAACCTGGCAGGTTAACAAGCAAGTTTACAAAACAGGAAGTATGGGGAGATTTCTTTCCCCCAAAAATACTGTTATCCTGGTCTTCTCCACAGGGCCACTAGATAAAATGAAAGGATCTTTGTCCCTACTTCCTCCCTTGTGCATCCAGATTAGTATGGGCACAATCTGGCTGGCAATCAATTAGGTTCACATTGCGCAAATTGCCCATGACAAGGGACAGTGCAGAGCCAGGGGGAGCCTATGGAGGAATGTTCCCCAGAGAGTAGATCAAACCTTGTCAGGGGGAAATACATACACCCCACTGCATGCTGTCCCTATTCTGTGGGCTTGTGCAGAAGGCCTTTGCACCATTGGGGTGGATTGTGGCCCAGGGGGAGCAGTTGCTATGCTCTGCCCAGGGCAATGCCTGCAGTTGTAGCTGGCCTGAATGCAGGTTGCTGTGTTCAGAAAGCACCGAGACACTATTGGGGGAAAAGTGCTGTCGGGACAGAGTGTGACAATTAGAACCTACCACATCTTTTCTCATTCACATCCTAATAATTTGATCTGTGTATTACAGGAAAGGAAGTTTGTTTTGCAAGGCTCGGGTGCTTCACAGACGATATACCGTGGGCTGGAACTATAGAAAGGCCAGTGGCAAAGTTACCGTGGACTCCAGAAAAGATAAACACTCGCTTCCTTCTTTACACAAAAAAGAATCCTAATAACTTTCAAGTAAGACCTCTTGCTGTTTAAATATTTCAAGTGACACGTACGCACAGAGCACAGAAACATCACCTTTTAGTGCTCTTGGCATTCCCAAGGCCAGTGAGAGAAATGGCCAAGTCTCCAATGTGGTCAGGAGGCAGCATTTTCTAGCCCCTCCGAAATTTCCTGTCCACCCTACCACAAGTTTCACTAAGTCTCAAGGGACAGAATTGTCAGTGGTGGAGGCAACAGGTGATTCTTTGAATAGAGCCAATAAAGACTTTCCCAACCCTATGCAAATGACAGACTGAAGGCTCCCTCCCCAGAAAGGAGCGCAAAAGTCATCCCTAGCCACACTTCGCATTTTTCCTGTGTCTATTGAGAAATGTTAGGAAAATCTGTAGCACTGGAAGTTGTTTGgtgagaaatggaaaggacacactaacggtgaaatcctggctccactgaaatcaatggcgaAACTCCTCAGCCCCTGTCCCGCAAACATACACGGACTTAATGTAACATATGTAAAGTTAAGTGCATGTGTAAATGCTTGCAGGATGTgggctgtgacaaagttcctcctctatcttggtgggtcctgtgcttattggcggattttcttgcctcagagattcaccatgtgggttggggaacagcccagagaccttcccctctgggagaacccatagtccaggtcaattgggaggtttggggggaacccgggcccgccctctacgccgggttccagcccagggccctgtgaactgcagctgtctatagtgcctcctgtaccagctgcatgacagctacaactccctgggctacttccccatggcctcctccaaacaccttccttattctcaccacaggaccttcctcctggtgtctgataacgcttgtgctcctcagtcctccaacagcacagcctctcactctcagctccttgcgcctcttgctcccagctcctcacactcacaccacaaactgaagtgagctcctttttaaaacccaggtgccctgattagcctgccttaattgattctagcagcttcttcttaattggctccacgtgtcctaattagcctgcctgccttaactggttctagcaggttcctgattactctagtgcagcccctgctctggtcactcagggaacagaaaactactcatccagtgaccagtatatttgccctctaccagactcctgtaccccactggtctgggtctgtcacagggcTTACATAACAACAGTGTTGTTTTCTATTCACATTGCTGTTTTGATAAGGTTTTTTATAGGCAATAGCTAAAACATTTACTATTTTAATATCTACAACAGGAGATCACCGCAATAAATCCAGCAACGATTGGCTACTCAAATTTCGATCCAAGCAAAATAACACGTTTTATTACCCATGGATTTGTAGACCAAGGAGAAGAAAACTGGCTGTCGGACATGTGCAGGGTATGGTACTATCTCGATATTTTGTCATTCTCAAATCACTTAGTTCACATTTATGAAGGTATTCCTGTAAATTATTCATTTTATGTCTAACCAATGCATATCGTGCCATCTGGGCTGACAAGAAGAGGAAAGGTGTCCACATCTATCTTTACTAAATTAGGACATAAAATGTTGTTCACCTGAAATCTATTCAGTTCTAGCTCCACTTCCAGGAAAAATCTTAAACAAAATGGGCGAAATTCTACTCTGTGTTGAAGTCAAAGGGTTTGTACAGACATAAATGATGACAGAGTTTGGTTCAATCAATGTTTTTTCTCTGGCATACAAAAAAAATGCAGTAAAATGCTGCTTAGAAATTAAGGAGATTCCAGGGTTTGTTAAATGGGGAGAAATCAAGCTTGTTGCTTCCCAGTTCTGCTGCTAACGAGCTGGATTAAGCTGCCAGGGTACAGGAAGGCTCTGAGGGTGGAAGGTCCACAGAGGAGAGGTGGGACGGCCCAGTCCAGTGTCCTGGGCCGTGATAGCTGGGGAGATGGCATGGCTCCTAACATTCCTGTTCCAACCATCTGCCCCTCTGATGCATTTTTACTCATCTTCAGAACCATCTCCTCTTTTCACATTCATACAAAATGTTTTTCTGCAAGTGAGCATTTGCAATCAGAATGGGTGAGCTGGCAAGGCAAAGCTATGCAGTTTAGTCCTTTGTCTCGAGTCAGTAGCAAACACAGGGCTTCGCTAACCTTCTCCCTGTGCCgaatcctcctcctctctccagctTTCATCCCCTCCTTCAAATTTCCCATTGCTTGGTTCTAAATGACCTCAATCTCCAGATCACCAAAGAGGCTGGCGGTCCATTGATCACAGTTTAAGAACCACTGACGTACAGCCAGGTTCTGCCATCCTTATTCACAACAAGAAGTACTTTACTTGCTTTCATTGGCATTACTGCCACGTAATCCAGAACATAGCATAATATACGAACTATATCACAGCTGCTAAAACAGGGTGTCTTTAGCAAACCATTCCACAGGTCAGAGCAAGAAAAGCAAAACCTAATATTATGTGACAGATAGATGAGCAGATACTTTACTGTGTGGATACTAAAACAAAACCATAAACTTGAAACCAAAGTAAACTGACAGCAGAAACTTATGTATCCTCTTGAAAATATAAATCCATGTGTTTGATAAATACAGATCATATATACGTTTTTAATTATCccaccttttaaaattattatggaaAAATATATGCATCTAACTGAACTTATAATTTACAGGCTGTGTCTCTGCATCATTTACGTAAAGAATCAAGATATGAACAGAGCCCTGGTGTAATATAGGGGCTATACTTGAAAAAATGTACAGGGAATTCATATGACATTTATAAGTCCTCTGACTGTGTTAAGTAATCAGCGATCCGAACCGGTGTTGATAATATTTGCTtctgttcttttaaaatctatatttgcACCAGAGGATGTTTCAAGTGGAAGACGTGAACTGTATCTGCATAGATTGGAGTAGTGGGTCAAGGTGCCAATATACCCAGGCATCAAACAATATCCGTGTCGTGGGCGCTGAAGTGGCTTATTTTATAAATGTGCTTACGGTAAGGGATCTTCTTCTCGTTCCACAATAGGATTATAGTCATAGAGTTGCTGAAATGTAttctaatctaaatagacaatcaCAATGAATTGTCATATAGCCAGCAAAAGACTCCTCCCGGCAAAAGACGGTTCTCCTCCTGATAGATTTTAAAGTCCTATCAACTCCCCCATAATACACAGAGTTTGAATATTTTCATTCTGCGATTACTTTTATGTACTCTTGTGGATGGGAAGGGTTGGGTAGTTTTAAAGATAGAGAAGTAATAAACACAGCAAATTATCCTTTCTCAACCATGAAAGCTATAGGACCATCTTAAGGGATACCCATACAAAAGCCTACAATAATTGGCCATTGGATAGCAACAGCCACCTCCCAGGAGGAAAGAGCAGGATCCTCTCCCCAACCCATGAAGAAGTATCACCTAGGTATGGGTGTTTGGGGACAGGTGGGATCttcccagctgccccagggcagggagatGGGGTGTGGATCTGTAATCAAACTAAGGGCCAGATGTTTAGCTTGTGCAAATCACATAGATCTACTGATGTCAATGTAACTCACCATTTTACACCAAATGAGGCTCTGGGAggcattttcaaaggcacaaagggccaTTAGGGGCCTAATTCCAGTTGAAAGTCAgtaggaattaggcacctaactgccatttttgcctttgaaaatctctccctctgTCCCTAAATCTGATGACTTAGAAGTGCTTGCAACTAGGCCTGAGTGAAGCTATGAGGAGAGGGATGTTTCCTAATATTTTTTGAACTAGTTTGCCTCTGGCTAGTGTAAATACTAGGGGGCTGGCTCTCCATTGCACAGATGTAATTGACAACACAGGCTGCAAGGCAAATTACAAATCGGAATGGTAGTGTTTAGCACTCACATTGCACTGGTGCTCACTCcaacacaaggtgcaaagcagtggagaattaggCCTTAGCAGAGTGTGGGTGTCCTACATAAGAGCGGccatgaattttttccccttgacaTTCATGAGTCGGCTAAAACAATGTCCACAGGACGCCAAATACACTTCCTTTCACTGTGGGGCTGGTGGATCCATGATTATCCACTGCCAAAAATCTCACATGTAGGCAGAAGTTGCAGAGGTTAATAATGCCTTCAGGCTGTAGTAGCAGCCACTGAATGGCTCTGTTACTGCTCTACACCCTGGACTCTGTCCTCCCTCCAATTCCATGGACCTCTGCTCTGTGCAGCTCATTTCTGGCTTTAGTTGTGTAAGCCAGAGCTTCTCTCTAGGCCTCATATTAGTGAAAATATAGATTTCCTTTTGTTACAATTGATGTTTTCCTCAGGAACAATATGGATACTCTCCTGCCAAAGTCCATTTCATTGCCCATAGCCTTGGAGCACATGCTGCAGGGGAGACAGGGAGAAGGAAGCCAGGCCTTGGAAGAATAACTGGTAGGTTAATGAATTATAGCTCAGTCTATACCAATGAAGAATTTGAAGAGAGCATTGTTAGACCTTAACATCACCTCGCGTTTTTTTACTCAAACAACTACAGTATCTGACTGAAGGAAAACCCTGCAGAGTAatgaactggtgtgtgtgtgtatgcatgcatgcacatgTGGGTGTGTTTGCCACTGCCCCGCacaggatggaatcagaactgcacaACTGTATCATAACCTCATATTGCTAACAGCCAAAATTGTGCCCTTCCTCAATAACACCACCCTCAGGAAGGTATTACCCAGGTGGGAATCTCCATAAGGATCTCTTCATGGTGTTCTTGCCTTAACTTTAATCTTTGGGGGAGGAGGTATAGGCCCCCTGAAGAATGTCCCTGAGATATTGTTACATCAGGGCTGAATCCCTACATGAAGTGCAGTGGGCAGGAGATGGTTAGCTGCATGGGGTAGTGATCTGCACCAGCATCCCATCCCTAGGATATGGCTGGCCTCTGCTCTGTATAGCAGGTCCTCTTTTGTCAGCTGTGCTCTAAGGATGGTCCCAGGGAGCATGGGCTATTCTGGCTCGGTACATAATGACTTAACATTGTGACATTCTGCGTGCCACTAAGGCTGCTCAGTGCAAACGCACAACAATCTAGGTTCATTTGACAGATTTTAATTTACCTGAACCAGTGTTAATGAGTCTGATTTTTCCCAAAGCATTCGCCCAACCCTGTTATGACAATGCAGGCTTGACATGGTGATACCCACTTTCCTTCTCCTGGCAGATTTTCTCCTATCATTTCCTGCTCTCATTAAGCCAGCTTGTTGTGCAGGTGCAGCAGTATGTCCCGTATTTAAGATCACCCACTGTTTGGAGGCCCGGCAAAGCGTGCTGTAGGCAGCACAGTAGTGAGTGGAGTTAATTGTTTGGTGCCATGGTTTTGCTGTCCAATATCCATTCCCAGAAAAGGATTGATTGAAATTGACGTAGCGAAGACAGAAGGTTGAACCTTCAAATGTAACCCCTTAATCTCCCTGCTTTGCTAGGTTTACATCAAAGCCTTCACATCTGGGCAATGCATTTACacacattaattttaatttatgttATTTTTCCAGCAgatttttttagtttaatttcttaggtttttaaaaacaacaggaaaacaaaaatgTGCAGTGAAACTGATCATAGCAACtgttttagggcttgatcctgcaagatgctgagcactctggccccaatccagccaaccatttaagcatgtgtttaacttaaaGGATGTGAGTGGTCCTATTGGTCTCAGTGGAACTACTCCAATGCTTAAGGTTACACACATGCTAAAGAGCTTTGCTGGAGCATGGACAGAgcgctcagcatcttgcaggatcaggccctatgaccTATTAAGGTATTAGGGCAAATCCTAACCCCCTCTCCCTTAAGCTCCTTGGATGCAGCAGGCTTGAACTGCAGTAGAAATGCCACTGTTCCATTATGCAGAGGAGAACAAGCAGCATCACAGAATGTGCAAAAGGATTCCACAGTCACCTGCATAACCCCAGTGCAATGCTCCACAGTGGCTATCTCCGGGGGATTGTGCAAGGGGTTCATAAGTGGGTGGGGAGAGTGACACCAGGATGGCCATTGAGTCTGCCAACTGCACAGAGTCACTGGCTGCAAAACCTTtgaattaaaagagagagagagcacaacaGTCTGTGGCCACTACTACAGCTCATGGGCCAGAGTAACAGCTGCAGACAGTGTTCAGTACCCTGGCTCTGGGTTGGATGGATGGGCAGAGGATTCCCTCCTTTCAGCAGCCACATAGGTGACTCACACAAAGCTCCTCTACTCCAGGGCTGTGGCATTCATGTTTTATGAATACAGTCCAGACAAGCTGCAACTTGACTATTTTTAGTAGTTATTCATTATGCCAAGAGAGCTCCTGCATAGCAAACCGATCTATCACGTAATACACATTTACTTACCTATTTCTGAAAATACAGCTAATGAATCCCCCGGACTTCAGTATCAGGCTGTTTTACAGACATATTCAGCACTCACCCGGACCAGTTCTTTGTTTGGACTCCTCGTTCAGCACACAGGCCAGACCAAGGGGGATGTGCATTAGGCAGAAAAGCTGCCCCTCATGCACAGAAGCCAATTTCAGAAGTTATTAACTCAACTTTTTTCCATTATAGCATCTTCCAAAGAGTCTGGGCCTGCCAACCCTTGGACTAGTAGTCTGCAAAAttcaacttaaaaacaaaactaaagctGCTGCCCAGGGAAAGCATCAAATACCAGCACAAGATAATAAGCGCTTTGTAATTTACAGGATTTTACAAGCACCTGAGAGGGATGCAGTGAATGAGAAAGAAAATGAGTCTCAGTTTTATGCTAATATCAAAAGtaggtgtctcaagttaggcTATGTCAACACTTGCAATTGAaggacaaaacttttgtcgttcacaGCTACTTAAGCCCCCCACcccatgaaagacaaaagttttgccgcggCAAGTGCCTGTGTGATCACCTgcgttgtcggcaggagcacATTCCTGTCGACAacggcaaaagtgccgacaaacagCGTTCACCCTGCCAGACTTTTAGCAACAcggccatgtcgctaaaagctgtgtaatgtagacatgggCTTAGGCTCCACAATCTgtatctaggcacctaaataagcatCGTGATTTTCAAGCATGCTGAGCACCCaactgctcccactgacttcaagcaCTTCTGAGAAACAGGCCATTCaagatatggatttaggagcctcacTTTTAggcactctttaaaaaaaaaatcttaacctAAAACAACAATCTATGTTGCAGTTGTTGGAATTCAAGAATAAACATTTacgaggccagatcctcagctggcatgaatcggtataattccattgacttcaatggaactaccaATCTCACCAGCTGGAGATCTGTCCCACGGTGTTTACCAGTGccgtaactaggcattttagcaccCGGGCGAGCATGCATATTTGCACCCCTACCATTTTTTCACCCCATTTTTCCACCCCCGACAGCTTTGCTTCCTGGGCTGTTACCCTGCTCACCCTGCTATGGTTACGGCCTTGGCATTTACCACTGAGAGATCGATCATACTATATATTTGTTAGCGACTAATTCTGAAGTGAATAAAATTATGTAGCCTCCATAGACCCATCTTCAATTATATACAGTAGTATAGCTAGCTAGCTATATTTATGTGCACGCACATTTAATTGTGGATATATTTCTTTAAGGACTGGATCCTGCTCAGCCTTATTTTCAAGGTACTCCAATTGAAGTCAGACTGGATAAGACTGATGCAGCCTTTGTTGATATTATTCATACTGATTCAGCTCCCACGATTCCATATCTGGGTAAGTTTCCAGCtgcattgtattattattattgatttgtcccgtggtagcacctaggagaccCAATCACAGAATATGACCCCATTgcagtaggtgctgtacaaatacaggaaaaaacaaaaaataaacacacacaaacaaaaaacccaccagttcttgcctcaaagagcttacaaactataGCCCTACAGCATTATGTAGAGCTGCTACCAGGAAATACATGacagtatttaaattaaaatttgctTACCCCCGTCACAAACATTGCAGGTTTTGGAATGAACCAGGCTATAGGACATCTTGATTTTTATCCAAATGGAGGAATACATATGCCAGGATGCAAGAAGAATCCTGTTTCACAGATTGTTGACATTGATGGAATCTGGGAAGGTAAATATATTAAGCAGATGATGACTTCTATTGAGGGTCAGCATCAAAATGTATTGAGCTAACATAGCAGCAATCTTCTTATTTCAACTATTTTTGATTATTTTCTTTACGAATGCCAACAATTACAGCCACAAACAACAGTGAAACTGATAGTATGGTCCAAATGTACTCTGGGGGACGCGTTCTGGTAGAGGGATCAAAGAATGAGTAGCACAAAGGTTTTGCTTTGGGAAAAACATGATGGGGTTGAGGTTTCGCGTCTTTACCTCCAACCATCCAGAGTGTCTGCATTGTCAAGTCGTGGGTATCCGTACAAGGTTGGGGGCGAGGAACAATAACAACAGTTCCTGCTCCCCTTCCATGTGTGTTTGGGCTCCATGGGTCTGCAAAGACCCAGATCCCACCAGCCATGTTCCTTCAAGGACCTTGGCTGACCCACTCTTCAAACTATCCAGCTTTGGATCTAATGGAGCAAGATTAACTGGAGTTTATTGTAAATAGTCCATCATGCTGCCAAATAACAGGAACAAACTTCAGTGtgattgttccagtgccccttgCACTGTTTCCAGGTAACTCCACAATAGAAACAAATATTCATTAATTGGTCTATCTCATCCGACACTGCTGCCAGTTATCTACTCAGAGAAGCAAACCCTACTCAAACTGCGCCAGAAGTTTAGCTCTGGAACAACAACATTCAACTTTGTTTCTATTATGTAGTCACCTGGcaggggcactgggtgggagTGGGAACAATAACATTCATATCTATTTCTGCTATgggatctctggcttcaattGTTTTGTGAGCTTTGGCAGCTAAATTCaaatgtgtttctattctgtAGTTACCTGTTAGCAATTTGGGTTGCACTGGAACAATGTAATTGTTATTTCTATTATTAGGCAGTTGGAAAGAGTTTGGCGTATGATAGATCATGCACATTCAGATTTGTTCCTTGTTTTGTATATTTCAAAtcctgttgttattattattgttaagaATCCTGTAGATAGTGCCACAAATTTACATTGTACCCGACAGAACATAAATAAAacacatcccctgccccccaaaaaacttgCAGTCTAGGATCCCAAAACTGCCAAAGGATCTGCAAGCGTGAACCTTTACACCTTTGGGAAATCACATTGCTAAATCAAAACATACAGTAAGGACACCCCAGCAATAGCagacatttattttttctctctcataaAACCTGACAATTTTCCTGGGATTTCTTTTCTAGCCCTTTCCTACATTATTATGAGCACCTTAAAaattatgattctatgaatctctTGCAATTATTGGCCTAtttctgcagtctttactcacaaATTCTTGCCTGTGTAAGCACCAAAGATCAAGCTCTCTATTAATAATGATGCACAAAACCCCCTTGCACTTAATTACTTCCTTTTTTTAACCTAAACCCAGAACATTTAAGGAATTTCAGTACAAAataacatatttaaaataataacacgCCTTTCCACCCCTCCTCAAATAATCAGGTGGTCAgatagcattggcctgctaaacccagggttgtgagttcaatccttgagggggccacttagggatctggggcaaactcagtatttggtcctgctagtgaaggcagggggctggacttgatgacctttcaaggtcccttccagttctaggagataggatatcctCAGTCTGCATAAATCAACATTGCTCCAGGGAATTCAGTGTTAAGGAGGACATAATACTTAAAACAAAATGCAGTGTGTTCTTTTATATAATGATAAGGTGAGCTGTTTCCTACAGAAGCCCTTTATTCATATTGGCGAGCATTAATGCAATTAATCACACAATGGggggctactcatgtgagtaagtatTCACCAACATGAACAAGGATTGCACAATTGGACCCTATGTTTGTTACACATCTGCATTTTACACGTTCTGTACTGTGTGCATTTCAAAAAGGGTAAATACAGTCACTGAAGAAATAGGTCTCAAACTGCAACTCAGGTGCTGCCCAGAATTGTGACACTGTAATGTGGGGATTTACAAATAATTCAAATGACATGATCAGTACAATACCACGATTCCAATCTGAATAACAACCAATAGCCTTGCAGTCCGATATGTAATAAGAGCTTCTTTCCACAGGAACTCGTGACTTTGTTGCTTGTAATCATTTGCGAAGCTACAAGTATTATTCTGACAGCATCATCTCTCCCGATGGCTTTCTAGGATACACCTGTGCTTCATATGACATTTTTCAGACAGTAAGTCATTCTCACATCCCAGGGAACGAGTGTCTCTTGTCTGTGCATCTGCATGCGGTAGAACCAGAGTCTATTTGGCTCAGGCCACTTTGCACTGCGTGAGTGCAGGCataaggggaaggaaggggtgcactggggcattgggggatggggatgaggcaCAGAAGGGGCATGGTGGAGCAGAGTTATGCCTGGCTCTACAGTGACCTGAGGTTCCTGAGAGACCTCATGCCAGAGCTGCTCCTGCAACCTCTCACCCCGCTGTGTCAAAGAGGGGCTCAGGCAGGTTGAAGAATCTGCCCCAGTAATTATTTATTGTGCACATCCAAGGAGAAGTGAGCTCAGCCCCCATATTTTAGCATTTTGCCttgcaaataattttgaaataaaatcatTTACCTTAAGGTTCAGTGCATGCTCAGTGACTCCCCTGATGACCTGATGCCTCAAGGAACAAATACAGACGGGATGTGGCCTAAAGCCACTGCCTTCTCCTTTGTCCATAGCTCCATCTATGACCCAGCTCTGTTAGCTAACACTGTAGCAGGCGCATCAACCTAGCTATGTGGTCCACCCACCACTAGAGGGGAACAGAGCTCCACGCGCAAGGGgtaaataacaataatacctaGCACTTACATAAACCTTTGCATCGTCGAAGCACTTTACAGCCACTCATTAGATGAGCCAGGGAGAGCGTGATCCCCATCTGCTACCCCCATTCTAAAGCACTGAGTTTAAGAGAGGGAACTTAGAGAAATGGAG from Emys orbicularis isolate rEmyOrb1 chromosome 7, rEmyOrb1.hap1, whole genome shotgun sequence encodes:
- the LOC135881271 gene encoding inactive pancreatic lipase-related protein 1-like gives rise to the protein MLGIWILALFLLGTARGKEVCFARLGCFTDDIPWAGTIERPVAKLPWTPEKINTRFLLYTKKNPNNFQEITAINPATIGYSNFDPSKITRFITHGFVDQGEENWLSDMCRRMFQVEDVNCICIDWSSGSRCQYTQASNNIRVVGAEVAYFINVLTEQYGYSPAKVHFIAHSLGAHAAGETGRRKPGLGRITGLDPAQPYFQGTPIEVRLDKTDAAFVDIIHTDSAPTIPYLGFGMNQAIGHLDFYPNGGIHMPGCKKNPVSQIVDIDGIWEGTRDFVACNHLRSYKYYSDSIISPDGFLGYTCASYDIFQTGNCFPCPKGGCPQMGHYADKFKDRVTSGIQKLYLNTGEAKDFARWRYKVSVAIAGKSKVSGYVNVALYGAGGNTKQYEIVQGTLKPGETYANFIDVELNVGTITKVKFLWNNHVLNPTLPTLGAAAVTVQAGEDGNVFNFCGSETVRENVLQTLTSC